TCCAGCTCTGAATACGACAAGGTATCGATAGCCATTTTAACCACTGCTTTACGACGTGCTTCTTCTTCAATTTCTTCTGATTTAGCCCTCAGTATTTCCATACCTACTACAGTAGCACTGTATTCAACCATTACCAAGTCTTCATCAGAAAATTCTTGACTGTGCCTAGCCAGCACCATTGTCCCTAAACGTTTTCCACTGCCATTTATCGGAACCACTGTTACTAATTTATTATAACTTTCCACATCATACTTAAAAAGCCTAAGCAAAGCATCTTTTGTTATATTTGATTGAGTTTCTACGACCTGTAATAATTGATCATTGTATTCGTCAGGAAATCTTTTTTCACCTGATTTTTCATCTAATACAATGGGACAATCTGAAGTATCTGTTAAACTAACACCTAATACTTTCCCTTTCGCACTGGCTACGTACACATTAGCATCCAGTATATCACTTAACGTTCTGCACAATTCATTAAATGACACAGCATTCTCA
This genomic interval from Tindallia magadiensis contains the following:
- the codY gene encoding GTP-sensing pleiotropic transcriptional regulator CodY, whose translation is MSLALLQKTRRINQILQKSSENAVSFNELCRTLSDILDANVYVASAKGKVLGVSLTDTSDCPIVLDEKSGEKRFPDEYNDQLLQVVETQSNITKDALLRLFKYDVESYNKLVTVVPINGSGKRLGTMVLARHSQEFSDEDLVMVEYSATVVGMEILRAKSEEIEEEARRKAVVKMAIDTLSYSELEAVEHIFNELNGMEGLLVASKIADRVGITRSVIVNALRKFESAGVIESRSLGMKGTHIRILNSNLLEELQKLKR